Proteins encoded by one window of Desulfovibrio ferrophilus:
- a CDS encoding universal stress protein produces the protein MDKHLLVTLSTDPSALCGVRFVADFFSAPEHLRLTFFYTDSDPKSAVAEAGGHLLQELSCDIDSSQSPVSGALEKARQLLCGKGFGAGHMEAKIVFKRYSKIMDIILESEKGLYDALVLGRRGLTRLEEAFGSSVSRGVLEKHVGAPLWICRNVEEGRKNVLLCVDGSTSSLAMADHVGFMLEHEPRHDVTMLSIVPKNGDEGRRQAEKALEGSMAALLDNNLSEERISARIVESRKISETILEEADAGRYAVVAMGRTGVGQGRFPRLFMGSASDTIYQQLEGAALWVCR, from the coding sequence ATGGATAAGCATCTGCTGGTTACCCTGAGCACGGACCCCAGTGCCCTGTGCGGGGTGCGTTTTGTTGCCGATTTTTTCAGTGCCCCGGAGCATCTCCGGCTGACCTTTTTCTATACCGATTCGGACCCGAAGTCCGCAGTGGCTGAAGCAGGTGGACATCTGCTTCAGGAGCTCAGCTGTGATATCGACTCGTCGCAGAGTCCTGTCAGTGGCGCTCTGGAAAAGGCACGGCAACTTCTGTGCGGCAAGGGCTTCGGGGCCGGGCACATGGAAGCAAAGATCGTTTTCAAACGATATTCCAAGATCATGGATATCATTCTTGAAAGCGAAAAGGGCCTCTATGACGCCTTGGTGCTTGGGCGCCGCGGGCTGACCCGTCTGGAGGAGGCCTTCGGGTCCAGCGTGAGCCGTGGGGTGCTGGAAAAGCATGTGGGTGCCCCGTTGTGGATTTGCCGCAACGTTGAAGAAGGTCGCAAGAACGTGCTGCTCTGTGTGGACGGCTCAACCTCAAGCCTGGCCATGGCGGACCATGTGGGCTTCATGCTGGAGCATGAACCGCGACATGACGTGACAATGCTGAGCATTGTTCCCAAGAATGGTGACGAGGGGCGAAGGCAGGCCGAGAAGGCTCTGGAAGGGAGCATGGCGGCCCTACTGGATAATAATCTTTCCGAGGAGCGCATCTCCGCGCGTATCGTGGAATCCAGAAAAATATCTGAAACAATTCTGGAGGAGGCTGATGCGGGGCGCTATGCGGTGGTGGCCATGGGCCGGACCGGAGTCGGGCAGGGGCGTTTTCCCCGTCTGTTCATGGGATCGGCCAGCGATACGATCTATCAGCAGCTTGAGGGCGCTGCCCTGTGGGTTTGCCGCTGA
- a CDS encoding GNAT family N-acetyltransferase: MSNEVKLTVPADRRFLEGILDFVSDYAKVMGIQGREQDEIRLALEEALVNVIEHGFAGGAKESFHLEMSASGGGLTFLVRERGLPFDPDVLEQTTAGDVSEGAPIKGLGLKILRRYMDEVSFRSLGVEGKETNLVKRLSFEDEPLPEEEVRVEQPPLPEDLHFDVRRMRPHEALEVARLAYHAYGYTYSKLQIYDPSVIRLMNDQDTLASFVAVTDEGEIMGHAALVHHDESPKVPELGVVFVNPRFRKRGCMKRLTAWLVEEARQRKAYGLFAQGVCSHSYSQKALHDVGLQPCVLRLACAPFREYKGIDGVQGRESFITCHRYINAGPGKPLFFPQEHAEMLTRIYGWQDRGVSVSIVPKGLELSDRPLSLDFNMDSKSTASMRVRRYGKGIAAEVLLRLRQACLERMDVVFLGLDLSDPLSAQLVPEFESMGFFFAGVMPGGGGKDHLILQYLNNVKLDFRALQAGNDQGRELITYVQGCEAKSKS; this comes from the coding sequence ATGAGCAATGAAGTGAAGTTGACCGTCCCGGCGGACAGACGTTTTTTGGAAGGCATTCTGGATTTCGTTTCAGACTATGCCAAGGTCATGGGCATTCAGGGGCGGGAGCAGGATGAAATCCGCCTTGCCCTGGAAGAGGCTCTGGTCAATGTCATCGAACATGGTTTCGCGGGGGGAGCGAAGGAGTCGTTTCACCTTGAAATGTCCGCCTCAGGTGGCGGGCTGACATTTCTTGTCAGGGAACGGGGGCTGCCCTTTGATCCCGATGTTCTGGAACAGACAACAGCAGGGGACGTTAGCGAGGGGGCGCCGATCAAAGGCTTGGGATTGAAAATTCTCAGGCGTTACATGGACGAGGTCAGTTTTCGAAGTCTGGGGGTGGAAGGCAAGGAGACAAATCTGGTCAAAAGACTCTCCTTTGAGGATGAGCCCTTGCCGGAGGAAGAGGTTCGTGTTGAGCAACCACCTCTGCCCGAGGACTTGCACTTTGATGTTCGGCGCATGCGTCCGCACGAGGCTCTGGAGGTGGCGCGGTTGGCGTACCACGCCTATGGCTACACGTATAGCAAGCTCCAGATCTATGATCCGTCTGTTATTCGGCTCATGAATGATCAGGATACTCTGGCTTCCTTCGTGGCGGTAACGGATGAGGGCGAAATTATGGGGCACGCGGCGCTGGTGCACCATGATGAATCACCCAAGGTTCCCGAATTGGGTGTGGTCTTTGTGAACCCCCGGTTCCGTAAGCGTGGCTGCATGAAACGACTGACAGCCTGGCTGGTGGAGGAAGCACGACAGCGCAAGGCCTATGGCTTGTTTGCCCAAGGGGTGTGTAGCCATTCCTATTCGCAAAAGGCTCTGCATGATGTTGGGCTTCAACCCTGTGTGTTGCGCCTGGCTTGTGCTCCGTTCAGGGAATACAAGGGAATTGACGGGGTACAGGGGCGTGAAAGCTTTATTACCTGTCATCGCTACATCAACGCTGGCCCGGGCAAGCCACTTTTTTTCCCGCAGGAACATGCCGAAATGCTGACCAGGATTTATGGCTGGCAGGACCGTGGGGTGAGTGTGAGTATCGTTCCCAAGGGGTTGGAGCTTTCCGATCGGCCATTGTCTCTGGATTTCAACATGGATTCAAAGTCCACGGCCAGCATGCGAGTTAGGCGGTATGGCAAGGGTATTGCTGCTGAAGTCCTGCTTCGGTTGCGTCAGGCCTGTCTGGAACGCATGGATGTGGTTTTTCTGGGGTTGGATCTGTCGGATCCGCTTAGCGCACAGTTGGTGCCCGAATTTGAGAGCATGGGGTTCTTTTTTGCGGGGGTGATGCCCGGTGGTGGAGGCAAGGATCATTTGATTCTGCAGTATCTGAACAATGTGAAGCTTGATTTCAGGGCGCTTCAGGCCGGCAATGATCAGGGACGTGAGTTGATCACCTATGTGCAGGGATGTGAGGCAAAGTCGAAGTCTTGA
- a CDS encoding sensor domain-containing diguanylate cyclase produces MRFFSKYLLPGLAFFLLARAAQALAPFPDSVVPVWPAAGVGFVSFYLLGAAPAAGILIADALAAMMTGHTPSMAFLLAGGNTLCLGIGGLILRKVTGKNSFLDSLNGMLQFIFAGPVLSAFLAALLGIISLKVGSIHPLEDATLPYWTWYVSDMTGIVIVAPLVTAWTRIPLNLPPTLRSLEGVGMFACAAVLSHFVFSSEGHIIFAQYPLPFVFIPIMAWATFRTGHRIITLLLAMIFVYAVIWTMIGQGHFAKMGYPFSIHILQIFTASAAITSLIIHTMIDSLRSNEMALQRANEELEDRVKRRTRHLNKALSNLRAAEASYRTIFENAMEGIYRTDINHRFRKANQALADILGYTNPRELIEEVHDIRTFVADPADLSRFYELLATKGQVKNFESKARRRDGAEIWLSLSSHPIKDKNGKVAGIEGILQDITDRKCSEQELERRAFSDPLTGAANRHFFDHSFEKMLAQAKRTNSGLALLFLDMDNFKDINDTYGHRGGDDVLIETVTRIQSRLRDADLLARIGGDEFALLIHNTRNHKDAAQIAEDIITALGAEYAISKNPIHIGVSIGGSLYPADGQDMETLLERADEAMYRAKQRGKGQFVLWGARPDQMENIS; encoded by the coding sequence ATGCGGTTCTTCTCAAAATATCTCCTGCCAGGACTGGCCTTCTTTCTGCTCGCCAGAGCTGCCCAGGCGCTCGCCCCTTTCCCCGACAGCGTGGTCCCTGTCTGGCCTGCTGCCGGGGTCGGTTTCGTGTCCTTCTATCTTCTGGGCGCTGCGCCCGCAGCCGGAATCCTCATTGCCGACGCCCTGGCTGCCATGATGACCGGGCACACTCCATCGATGGCCTTCCTTTTGGCGGGCGGCAACACCCTGTGCCTTGGTATTGGCGGTCTGATCCTTCGCAAGGTCACTGGAAAGAACTCCTTCCTCGATTCCCTCAACGGGATGCTACAGTTCATTTTCGCAGGCCCGGTGCTCAGCGCGTTCCTAGCCGCCCTGCTGGGCATCATTTCCTTGAAGGTGGGCTCAATCCACCCCCTTGAAGACGCGACCTTGCCCTACTGGACCTGGTATGTCTCGGACATGACAGGCATCGTCATCGTGGCACCATTGGTCACGGCATGGACACGCATTCCCCTCAATCTTCCCCCGACTCTTCGCTCTCTGGAAGGGGTCGGAATGTTTGCCTGCGCCGCTGTCCTGTCTCACTTTGTCTTTTCCTCGGAAGGACACATCATCTTTGCCCAGTACCCTCTGCCCTTCGTCTTTATCCCCATCATGGCCTGGGCCACGTTCCGTACCGGCCACAGAATCATCACTCTGCTGCTGGCCATGATCTTCGTCTATGCCGTAATCTGGACCATGATCGGGCAAGGCCACTTTGCCAAGATGGGCTATCCGTTTTCCATCCATATCCTACAGATTTTCACCGCCTCCGCAGCCATCACATCCCTGATCATCCACACCATGATCGACTCTCTCCGGTCTAATGAAATGGCCTTGCAACGCGCCAATGAAGAGTTGGAAGACCGCGTCAAACGCAGAACACGCCACCTCAACAAGGCCCTGAGCAACTTACGGGCTGCGGAAGCAAGCTACCGTACCATTTTCGAGAACGCCATGGAGGGCATCTATCGCACGGACATCAACCATCGCTTCCGCAAGGCGAATCAGGCCCTGGCCGACATTCTTGGCTACACCAACCCACGCGAACTCATTGAAGAAGTCCATGACATCAGGACGTTTGTGGCCGACCCGGCAGATCTATCCCGATTCTATGAGCTCCTCGCCACAAAAGGACAGGTCAAGAATTTTGAATCAAAGGCGCGCCGCCGGGATGGCGCTGAAATCTGGTTGAGCCTCAGCAGCCACCCCATCAAGGACAAAAATGGAAAGGTCGCAGGCATCGAAGGCATCCTCCAGGACATTACCGACCGCAAATGCTCCGAGCAGGAATTGGAGCGCCGGGCTTTCAGTGACCCCCTCACGGGAGCAGCCAACCGGCATTTCTTCGACCACAGCTTCGAGAAGATGCTGGCCCAGGCCAAGCGTACAAATTCCGGCTTGGCCCTGCTTTTTCTTGATATGGACAATTTCAAAGATATAAACGATACTTACGGACATCGCGGCGGAGACGACGTACTCATCGAAACCGTCACACGCATCCAATCCCGACTGCGTGACGCCGACCTGCTGGCCCGTATCGGGGGTGACGAATTCGCCCTACTGATCCACAACACCCGCAATCACAAGGACGCAGCCCAAATCGCAGAAGATATCATCACAGCCCTTGGGGCCGAATACGCCATCAGCAAGAACCCCATTCACATTGGAGTCAGCATCGGCGGAAGCCTCTACCCCGCAGACGGACAGGACATGGAAACCCTGCTTGAACGCGCCGACGAGGCCATGTATCGCGCCAAGCAGAGAGGCAAAGGCCAATTCGTCCTCTGGGGCGCAAGGCCAGACCAGATGGAGAACATCTCTTGA
- a CDS encoding FAD-dependent oxidoreductase, whose translation MPKKIVIIGAVALGPKAACRARRLDPEAEITVVDRDSIISYGGCGIPYYVSGDIAEVKELCSTVYHAVRDPEFFRQYKRVNVLTRTEAISIDRKAKTVLIKSLETGKESELEYDSLVFATGSTPFVPPVPGHDLQGVFTVSNLHKATLIKDKIAAGEIDNAVVVGGGAIGLEMAEALTALWGIKTTVVEMCDHVLPQAFGPGLARMVENHLRENDVDVMSSTRLLEISGDADGRVAGVKTDKGEIPCQLVIFGVGARPNTQIGQEAGLAVGPWGGLLVDARMRTSDPSIYAGGDCCEVRNLITGGSSYLPLGSLANRQGRVIGTNVAGGNERFEGAVGTFCLKAFELGVAKAGLTLKQARDAGFDAEEGMVVMADRAHFFPGNELMFMSLIADRKTRRVLGIEAVGPQGDAVKARVDAVAVLLPHKPDLDDISNLEVGYAPPYASAMDIVNAAGNALKNIMDGFSDPIDPVTFLEMLEDENNVFLDVRAEKVSRKMQAIYGDRWICLPQDDLPARWEELPRDKRLHVFCNTGLRSYESQLFLREKGFTDLKNIAGGYATARLLKPGIDEK comes from the coding sequence ATGCCCAAGAAAATTGTGATTATCGGGGCCGTGGCCCTTGGGCCCAAAGCGGCCTGCCGTGCCCGTCGCCTTGACCCGGAAGCCGAGATTACCGTTGTGGACCGTGACTCCATTATTTCCTATGGCGGCTGCGGCATTCCTTATTATGTCAGCGGTGATATTGCCGAGGTTAAAGAGTTGTGCTCCACAGTGTACCACGCCGTGCGTGATCCGGAATTTTTCCGGCAGTACAAGCGGGTCAATGTCCTGACCAGGACCGAAGCCATTTCCATTGACCGCAAGGCCAAGACCGTACTGATCAAGAGCCTGGAGACCGGTAAGGAAAGTGAACTCGAGTACGACAGCCTTGTCTTTGCCACCGGGTCCACTCCCTTCGTGCCGCCGGTTCCCGGCCATGATCTGCAGGGTGTCTTCACCGTTTCCAACCTGCACAAAGCCACACTCATCAAGGATAAGATCGCGGCTGGCGAAATTGATAATGCCGTCGTGGTTGGCGGTGGTGCCATTGGTCTTGAAATGGCCGAGGCCCTGACTGCGCTGTGGGGGATCAAGACCACCGTGGTGGAAATGTGTGATCACGTTTTGCCGCAGGCCTTTGGCCCCGGGCTGGCACGGATGGTGGAAAATCATCTGCGTGAGAACGACGTGGATGTGATGTCCTCCACCCGTCTGTTGGAGATCAGCGGCGATGCCGATGGTCGTGTGGCTGGAGTCAAGACAGACAAAGGAGAGATCCCCTGCCAGTTGGTGATCTTTGGTGTGGGCGCACGTCCCAACACGCAGATCGGTCAGGAGGCCGGACTGGCTGTAGGACCGTGGGGCGGTTTGCTGGTGGATGCGCGGATGCGTACTTCCGATCCCAGCATCTATGCTGGCGGCGACTGCTGTGAAGTCCGCAACCTGATTACCGGTGGGAGCAGCTATCTGCCGTTGGGTTCTCTGGCTAATCGTCAGGGCCGTGTCATTGGCACCAATGTGGCTGGCGGCAACGAACGTTTCGAGGGCGCTGTGGGCACGTTCTGCCTGAAGGCTTTCGAGTTGGGCGTGGCCAAAGCCGGATTGACGCTCAAACAGGCCCGCGACGCCGGGTTCGATGCCGAAGAGGGAATGGTGGTTATGGCCGACCGCGCGCATTTCTTCCCCGGGAACGAGCTGATGTTCATGAGCCTGATTGCGGATCGCAAAACCCGCCGTGTATTGGGTATCGAAGCTGTTGGTCCACAAGGCGATGCAGTCAAGGCCCGGGTTGATGCCGTCGCCGTACTGCTGCCCCACAAGCCTGATCTGGATGATATTTCCAATCTTGAGGTGGGCTATGCTCCGCCGTACGCATCGGCCATGGATATCGTTAATGCTGCGGGCAATGCCCTGAAGAACATCATGGATGGGTTCAGTGATCCCATCGATCCGGTGACCTTCCTGGAGATGCTCGAGGATGAGAATAACGTGTTTTTGGACGTGAGAGCCGAAAAAGTCTCCAGAAAGATGCAGGCCATTTACGGTGATCGTTGGATCTGCCTGCCCCAGGATGATCTGCCTGCGCGTTGGGAAGAACTGCCCCGTGACAAACGCTTGCATGTGTTCTGCAACACAGGGTTGCGCTCTTACGAGAGTCAGTTGTTCCTGCGCGAGAAGGGCTTCACTGATTTGAAGAACATTGCTGGTGGCTATGCCACGGCACGTTTGCTCAAACCCGGAATCGACGAAAAGTAG
- a CDS encoding GNAT family N-acetyltransferase — protein MMGHTLKFDCNGVDWNEAAEVFVRAPLGMRIPGRLKKAFEASHTVCFAYHGETLIGLGRAISDGVYQAAIYDLCILPEYQGQGLGNGMMKAILDKLDVEHVILYSVPGKEAFYEKLGFSRMLTAMSCHRDPSKLIAGGYIES, from the coding sequence ATGATGGGCCACACTCTCAAATTTGACTGCAATGGAGTAGATTGGAACGAGGCTGCCGAGGTCTTTGTGCGCGCGCCGCTAGGCATGCGCATCCCCGGACGTCTGAAAAAAGCCTTCGAGGCCAGTCATACCGTTTGCTTCGCCTACCATGGCGAAACACTCATCGGATTGGGCCGAGCCATCTCCGATGGTGTCTATCAGGCCGCGATCTATGATCTCTGCATCCTGCCGGAATATCAAGGCCAGGGTCTGGGTAACGGCATGATGAAAGCCATATTGGACAAACTTGATGTGGAACACGTCATACTCTATTCGGTCCCCGGAAAAGAGGCTTTCTATGAAAAGCTCGGCTTCTCCCGCATGCTGACGGCCATGTCCTGCCATCGTGATCCGAGCAAACTCATTGCCGGCGGCTATATCGAGTCCTGA
- a CDS encoding PAS domain S-box protein, with protein MTNALSDHRFFKRLLNILLVALLCFAATFGLMEFILSPRTLHLNAAEKNFIAHKKHLRVGIDNDFQPLQFVDTDNRVMGMTVDYLRLLALHTGLELTFVPAAWVDIVEMLKRGEVDMIPDATPTPSRMKHFLFTQAVNNHSTSLYVLSHIQGVHSPADLAGRRVAVVQGTSIIDEILKYPEVIVVPYRGTIDQLRALKNKEVDAAVSYDMLSRFWLSKENITNIKAVGTIKSEPGCLAVRKDDALLHSILSKAVESMPRDEVLRIEQKWVGTPTMERNFPSQIRHYQKWISAIVAIVFSIFLWNILLQRRVKNQVQILDASHKRYQALFDTAQDMILILKDRIIVDVNQKAIDRLGYSRDEIIGMTPKLLGPPRQPSGISSEQLALDSLKRAQAGESFTIEWQAVSASGALLDTEVSLSTFESPEGRYVLGIARDITQWKQNQQETQRQAAYFQQLFENSPQGVVMTDDEALIVGVNRAFEKLFGWSEEEARGHYVHELLLPPEDHEQNIRNAYRIRAGEWLQTEGSRLHKDGHAIQTAALGYPIFVDDKFHGAYVIYTDITQRKQAEQEILQQKAFFEQLFENSPQAIVMLNLDAEITKINAAFTAIFGFTEDETIGMTTDQILVPEREMTVHKQRAAALRQGKTVQYEIARRRKDGQLIQVNIIAYPILIEEEIKGAYVVYNDISDRRRAEQESQRQTAYFQQLYENSPQGIAIVDNDERIQSTNKGFETIFGYNSDQTTGVALNEIIAPPDATDAMEISTRLARGEFIITETVRQHKDGSSVDVALIAYPILIDGQRQGSYAIYTDITERKKAERQLIHQAYHDKLTGLPNRSMLQERIGHAMERAKRDKSYNFQLLYMGLDRFKVVNDSLGHVVGDQLIMATAHRLVDTMRGVDTICRVGGDEFAILLEEDVSADSALTATQRLQASIRRPINTGEQEIHITASIGVIMGPPGHERPDFMLRDAEIALHQAKQKGADHVEVFQASMHDRAVQLQQLETDLRQAVEKQEFYLHYQPIADLRTGILTGVEALARWKHPERGKIYPGEFIPVAEDTGLIIPLGEFALREACRQFKDWQQAYPGCPLGFVSVNLSARQFTQPDLANKIQDILEETALAPAHLHLEITETVVMENAHIANSTLAALKTIGCRLSVDDFGTGYSSLAYLHGFPLDTLKVDRSFVNRISQGKEHVEIIKTIIKLAHNLGLDVIAEGVEDQDQADQLRRLRCDFVQGYLYSRPVSAKSIEVLLAVSGASLLDSSSS; from the coding sequence TTGACCAACGCTCTTAGCGATCACAGATTCTTCAAACGTCTTCTCAACATACTGCTGGTCGCCCTGCTCTGCTTCGCCGCAACCTTCGGGCTCATGGAGTTCATCCTCAGCCCGAGGACACTCCATCTGAACGCAGCAGAGAAAAATTTCATCGCCCACAAAAAACACCTACGAGTCGGTATCGACAACGATTTTCAACCACTGCAATTCGTTGATACCGACAATCGCGTCATGGGAATGACTGTCGATTATCTTCGCCTGCTGGCTCTGCACACCGGGCTGGAACTTACATTTGTCCCTGCGGCCTGGGTAGACATCGTCGAGATGCTCAAGCGGGGAGAAGTGGACATGATTCCCGACGCCACGCCCACCCCCTCGCGCATGAAGCACTTCCTGTTCACCCAGGCAGTGAACAATCACAGCACATCGCTCTACGTCCTGAGCCATATTCAAGGTGTCCATTCTCCGGCGGACCTTGCAGGGCGTCGAGTCGCGGTTGTTCAGGGGACATCCATCATTGACGAAATCCTCAAGTACCCCGAGGTGATCGTTGTGCCTTACAGGGGAACCATCGACCAGCTCAGAGCCCTCAAGAACAAAGAGGTCGATGCAGCCGTAAGTTACGACATGCTCTCCCGTTTCTGGTTATCCAAAGAAAATATCACCAACATCAAAGCCGTTGGCACCATCAAGAGCGAACCGGGCTGCCTGGCAGTCCGCAAGGACGATGCGCTCCTGCATTCCATCCTGTCCAAGGCCGTGGAATCCATGCCGCGAGACGAGGTGTTGCGCATTGAACAAAAATGGGTTGGCACCCCGACCATGGAACGCAATTTCCCGAGCCAGATTCGTCACTACCAGAAATGGATATCTGCAATCGTGGCCATCGTGTTCTCGATTTTCCTCTGGAACATCCTGCTCCAGAGGCGGGTCAAGAACCAGGTTCAAATTCTGGATGCCAGCCACAAACGCTATCAGGCCCTATTTGACACAGCGCAGGACATGATCCTGATTCTCAAAGACCGCATAATCGTAGACGTCAATCAAAAGGCCATCGACCGCCTGGGCTACTCTCGCGACGAGATCATCGGCATGACTCCGAAGCTTCTTGGCCCTCCCCGACAACCTAGCGGCATCTCCTCAGAACAATTGGCTCTTGATTCTCTCAAGCGGGCTCAGGCCGGGGAGTCCTTCACCATCGAATGGCAGGCCGTCTCGGCCAGCGGCGCTCTTCTGGACACGGAGGTCAGCCTCAGCACCTTTGAAAGCCCTGAAGGGCGCTATGTACTGGGTATCGCCCGTGACATCACCCAGTGGAAACAGAACCAGCAGGAAACCCAACGTCAGGCGGCCTATTTCCAACAACTCTTCGAAAACTCACCTCAGGGTGTCGTCATGACCGATGACGAAGCACTGATCGTGGGCGTCAACAGAGCCTTCGAAAAACTGTTTGGCTGGTCCGAGGAGGAAGCTCGCGGTCATTATGTCCATGAATTGCTCCTCCCCCCGGAAGACCACGAACAAAACATTCGCAATGCCTACCGCATCAGAGCAGGTGAATGGCTTCAGACAGAGGGTTCCCGCCTGCACAAGGACGGGCACGCCATCCAGACAGCCGCTCTGGGCTACCCCATTTTCGTGGATGACAAATTTCATGGGGCCTATGTCATCTACACCGACATCACACAGCGCAAACAGGCAGAGCAGGAAATTCTACAGCAAAAGGCCTTTTTTGAGCAGCTCTTCGAAAACTCACCCCAGGCCATTGTCATGCTCAACCTCGACGCTGAAATCACCAAGATCAATGCCGCGTTCACGGCCATTTTCGGTTTCACGGAGGATGAGACCATCGGCATGACCACCGATCAGATTCTTGTGCCTGAAAGAGAAATGACTGTGCACAAACAACGAGCCGCGGCTCTGCGACAGGGCAAAACAGTCCAATACGAGATCGCTCGCAGGCGCAAGGACGGCCAGCTCATTCAGGTCAATATCATCGCCTATCCCATCTTGATCGAAGAAGAAATCAAAGGCGCTTACGTTGTCTACAATGACATTAGCGATCGCCGAAGGGCAGAACAGGAAAGCCAGCGCCAAACGGCCTACTTCCAGCAACTCTATGAAAACTCGCCCCAAGGCATCGCCATCGTGGACAACGACGAACGCATCCAGTCCACCAACAAGGGATTTGAAACTATCTTCGGTTACAACTCTGATCAGACAACAGGCGTTGCCCTGAACGAGATCATTGCTCCCCCGGATGCCACTGATGCCATGGAAATTTCAACCCGCTTGGCACGGGGCGAATTCATCATCACTGAAACCGTGCGCCAGCATAAAGACGGCTCCTCCGTCGATGTCGCCCTCATCGCCTACCCCATCCTGATTGACGGGCAGCGGCAAGGCTCCTACGCGATCTATACCGACATTACCGAACGTAAAAAAGCCGAACGTCAGCTCATTCATCAAGCCTATCATGACAAGCTGACCGGCCTGCCCAACCGCTCCATGCTCCAGGAGCGGATCGGCCATGCCATGGAACGCGCCAAGCGAGACAAGTCATACAATTTCCAACTGTTGTATATGGGGTTGGACCGTTTCAAAGTGGTCAACGACAGCTTGGGACACGTGGTGGGGGATCAACTGATCATGGCCACTGCTCACCGCCTTGTAGATACGATGCGTGGTGTGGACACCATCTGCCGTGTCGGTGGAGACGAATTCGCCATACTGCTGGAAGAAGATGTCAGCGCAGATTCAGCTCTGACCGCAACGCAACGCCTTCAGGCCTCCATTCGCCGTCCCATAAACACAGGGGAACAAGAAATTCATATCACCGCCAGCATCGGCGTCATCATGGGCCCCCCAGGCCATGAACGTCCCGATTTCATGCTGCGCGATGCCGAAATTGCCCTGCATCAGGCCAAGCAGAAAGGCGCCGATCACGTCGAAGTCTTCCAGGCCAGCATGCATGACCGTGCCGTACAGCTTCAACAGTTGGAAACCGACCTCAGGCAGGCGGTGGAGAAACAGGAATTCTACCTGCACTACCAGCCCATTGCAGATCTTCGTACCGGCATATTGACCGGAGTTGAAGCCCTGGCCCGATGGAAGCACCCTGAGCGAGGTAAGATCTATCCTGGAGAATTCATCCCCGTGGCCGAAGACACCGGCCTAATCATCCCTCTTGGTGAATTTGCACTTCGCGAGGCCTGCAGGCAATTCAAAGACTGGCAACAGGCGTACCCGGGATGCCCGCTGGGCTTTGTCAGCGTCAACCTATCGGCTCGACAGTTCACCCAGCCCGACCTTGCGAACAAAATCCAGGACATTCTTGAGGAAACGGCTCTGGCCCCCGCGCATCTGCACCTGGAGATCACGGAAACCGTAGTCATGGAAAATGCCCATATTGCCAACAGTACCCTGGCCGCCCTCAAAACCATCGGCTGCAGACTGTCGGTCGATGATTTCGGAACGGGCTATTCCTCGCTGGCCTACCTGCACGGGTTCCCTCTGGACACATTGAAGGTGGACCGTTCGTTTGTGAACCGCATCTCTCAGGGCAAAGAGCATGTTGAAATCATCAAGACAATCATCAAATTAGCCCATAACCTGGGTCTGGATGTCATTGCCGAGGGCGTGGAAGACCAGGATCAGGCCGACCAATTACGCCGCCTACGTTGCGATTTCGTCCAGGGATATCTC